One Thermodesulfobacteriota bacterium genomic window, AGCTGGGGTACGTGGACGAGGTGATCCTGCCCGAGGACACCCGCATCCGGGTCATCCAGGCGCTGGAGGCGTGCCGTCACAAGCGCGACTCCAACCCCCCACGCAAGCACGGCAACATCCCGCTCTAGACTGCTCCAGGCGGGAGCATAGACCACAGGGACACGAAGCATGCAGGGACGAGGAACGACGTTCGTGAAGCGCTCCCGCAGACCTCTCGTCGTTCCGGTCCGCCGCCCGAGCCCCGCCGAGCGCAGGGCGGCTGCGGTGGCCGTAGGACTCTACTTGCGGGGAGTGCGGCCGCAGCCCGACACCAGGGTCGCGGCAGCCGTCGCCACCGTTCTCCACCTGGCCGGAGTGCGCCAGGAACCTCCGCGAAGACACCCGGAACGCAATGGGGCACCGGACGAAGTTCCGGCCAGCCCAACCCACCGGGTAGGCGTGCGGCGGAGGCGACCGTAGGGGGCAGCCCCGCGACCGTGCGCCCCGGAGGCTTCATGACGCGTTACGAGCTCGTCATCGACGACGTCCCGGTGACCGTGGAGATCCTGTCCCTTTCGGCGGGGCAAGCCACTGTGTCGGTCAACGGCGTGACGGTGGAAGTGGAGCTCCCGCCCGGGACCGTCGTGGCTCCCGCCCGTCCAAGCCGCCACGCGCCCGTGCTGCGCGGGGTGCGGTACGGTCCCAGGGAAACGCAGGGCTGGGGCACAGCCACTGCCGCGAGAAGACCCTCCCTCTTCGCGGGAGAGGCAATCTACGCCCCGCTGCCGGGGAGCGTGGTCGCCGTCCTCGTCCAGGTGGGCGATCACGTCGATCCCGGAACGCCGGTCGTGCTCATGGAAGCAATGAAGATGGAGAACGAGATCCAGGCCCACACGGCGGGGAGGGTTACCGCGGTATGGGTCAAGGCGGGCCAAGCCGTCAA contains:
- a CDS encoding biotin/lipoyl-containing protein, with the translated sequence MTRYELVIDDVPVTVEILSLSAGQATVSVNGVTVEVELPPGTVVAPARPSRHAPVLRGVRYGPRETQGWGTATAARRPSLFAGEAIYAPLPGSVVAVLVQVGDHVDPGTPVVLMEAMKMENEIQAHTAGRVTAVWVKAGQAVKVNDVLVVVAPGG